A genomic window from bacterium includes:
- a CDS encoding ABC transporter permease subunit/CPBP intramembrane protease translates to MQMKLAKTIFFKELRDMLRDRRTLFIMVVLPMIMYPLLFIGMMQMLMFQLGKVEQKSSRIAIVGRENAVDLAQKVESTSGVRITDTLSWQEKIVNADIDAALIILPGFGDSVAAGKIPTVELCYNNAKDISLRARDRLESTLSDYRQSVVAQRLVSLSADTTLLRPFAISKRNLATAQQQQGHMLGMYLGYMLILMTLMGAFYPAVDMTAGEKERGTMETLLVSPASRADIVYGKFAAVMVIAITTAMLNLLSMGATGLYMMHFAGKSAASAFSTIAISPLSLLLSLALIIPLAVAFAALFIAIAVSARNYKEGTSMLSPLMSVVILPAFVSVLPGTEMSPLLAVVPVANVSLLIKEFMAGNYPWLYTLMAFGSMSLLAVAALAWATSQFKQEAVLFRHAEDVRWSPFRRRRGILPSPFPSPGTAVLLVAVELILLTVLSSAVADQGVQRMLLITQMAVLIPPLFILRRGGYEQKRVLALKKPASMAWPATLLLIFGAWIFAIELASLQNMFMPFPKEMLEKFTHFFNDLNKMPLRTALFFVALLPGICEELLCRGFLLHSFIPRFGKWGAVIVTAVAFGLLHMDPYRFLATTFLGVLLGFIVIRTGSIFPAMLAHATNNALSFLVEKNQAWIAKLTWLDSETAQLLPWWAVALSLLMVGAGILWLNHIGEARSDAGVVTAPVVVEETNS, encoded by the coding sequence ATGCAGATGAAACTCGCCAAAACTATTTTCTTCAAAGAGTTGCGGGACATGCTCCGCGACCGGCGCACACTGTTCATCATGGTCGTGCTGCCGATGATCATGTACCCGTTGCTGTTCATCGGCATGATGCAGATGCTGATGTTTCAATTGGGGAAAGTGGAGCAGAAGTCCTCGCGCATTGCGATTGTCGGACGGGAGAACGCCGTTGATCTGGCGCAGAAAGTGGAGAGCACATCCGGCGTGCGGATCACAGACACTCTGAGCTGGCAGGAGAAAATTGTCAATGCGGACATCGACGCGGCGCTGATTATCCTGCCGGGCTTTGGCGACTCGGTTGCGGCCGGGAAAATTCCCACGGTGGAATTGTGTTACAACAATGCCAAGGATATTTCCCTGCGTGCCCGCGACCGGCTGGAAAGCACTCTCTCCGACTACCGGCAATCTGTGGTAGCGCAAAGATTGGTGTCCCTTTCGGCAGACACTACCTTGCTGCGGCCTTTCGCCATTTCCAAACGCAACCTCGCCACGGCCCAGCAGCAGCAGGGGCACATGTTGGGAATGTATCTCGGCTATATGCTGATTCTGATGACGCTGATGGGCGCATTTTATCCCGCGGTGGACATGACCGCCGGAGAAAAAGAGCGTGGCACGATGGAAACGCTGTTGGTTTCCCCCGCGAGCCGCGCCGATATTGTCTATGGAAAATTTGCCGCCGTGATGGTGATTGCTATTACGACGGCCATGCTCAATCTGCTCAGCATGGGTGCGACCGGACTTTACATGATGCACTTTGCGGGCAAGTCCGCCGCATCGGCATTCTCGACCATCGCCATCTCGCCGCTGTCGCTGCTCCTATCACTGGCCCTGATTATCCCGCTGGCGGTGGCTTTTGCGGCGCTGTTTATTGCCATTGCGGTGAGCGCCCGCAACTATAAAGAAGGCACCAGCATGCTCTCGCCGCTGATGAGCGTGGTCATTCTGCCCGCCTTTGTGTCGGTGCTGCCGGGTACAGAAATGTCGCCGCTGCTGGCTGTTGTTCCCGTGGCCAATGTCTCCTTGCTGATCAAAGAATTCATGGCGGGAAATTACCCGTGGCTCTACACGTTGATGGCTTTTGGCAGCATGTCGCTTCTGGCGGTGGCCGCCCTCGCCTGGGCCACCAGCCAGTTCAAACAGGAGGCGGTGCTCTTCCGCCATGCGGAAGACGTGCGCTGGTCGCCCTTCCGCCGCCGTCGTGGAATATTGCCCAGCCCGTTTCCTTCTCCTGGAACGGCGGTTCTGCTGGTCGCGGTTGAACTGATTCTGCTGACCGTGCTAAGCAGCGCCGTGGCGGATCAGGGGGTGCAGCGGATGCTGCTGATTACGCAGATGGCGGTGCTGATTCCGCCGCTCTTCATTTTGCGGCGCGGAGGCTATGAGCAGAAGCGCGTGCTGGCGCTGAAGAAGCCCGCATCCATGGCGTGGCCGGCGACACTGCTGCTGATTTTCGGAGCGTGGATCTTTGCCATCGAACTGGCGTCGTTGCAGAACATGTTCATGCCGTTCCCCAAGGAGATGCTGGAGAAGTTTACCCATTTTTTCAATGACCTGAACAAGATGCCGTTGAGAACGGCGCTGTTCTTTGTGGCGCTGCTGCCCGGAATCTGTGAAGAGTTGCTTTGCCGCGGCTTTCTGCTGCATTCCTTCATCCCGCGCTTCGGCAAATGGGGCGCGGTCATTGTAACCGCCGTGGCCTTTGGCCTGTTGCACATGGATCCCTACCGCTTTCTGGCCACCACGTTTCTCGGGGTTCTGCTGGGGTTCATCGTGATCCGTACCGGGTCAATCTTTCCGGCCATGCTGGCGCATGCTACTAATAACGCGCTGTCTTTCCTTGTAGAAAAGAATCAGGCGTGGATTGCCAAACTGACGTGGCTGGATTCGGAAACCGCGCAGCTTCTTCCGTGGTGGGCCGTGGCGCTATCCTTGCTGATGGTCGGCGCCGGAATCCTGTGGTTAAACCATATCGGCGAGGCTCGTTCCGATGCCGGCGTCGTGACCGCGCCTGTGGTGGTCGAAGAAACCAATTCTTGA